From Brevundimonas vesicularis:
CACTGCGGTTTATCCACGCGACCTTCTTCGGCCCTGCTCCGACCGAGCTGGATCGCATCCCGCACGAGCCGCCCGCCTGGATGCGGCGCCCCGTCGAGGTGCTGGTCGCCCTGTGCCTGGTCGTCGGCATCTTCCCGGCTGTAACGGTGGGGCCGTTCCTGAAGAGCGCCGCCGTTTCGGTGCTGGGCTTTGACCTGCCCTATTACAGTCTGGCCCTGTGGCACGGGTTCAATCTGCCGCTGGTGCTGAGCCTTATCGCCCTCGCCGGCGGCGTGGGTCTCTATGTCGTCTTCGGCAAACGCATCAACGCCAATCAGCGCGGCGGACCGTGGGGCTGGAAGCGTCTGAACGGCGGCTGGGTGTTCGAGCGAACCATGACCGGCCTGTTCAAAGGGTCGGAAGCGATGCTTCGCCTGTTCGGGGCCAAGCGACAGCAGCCACAGCTGCGGGCCATCGTCTTGGTCGCCCTGCTGGCAGGCGGGCTGGCGGCGGTCAACGCCGGATTGGTGATCCGCCCGATCATGCCGACATTGACCCTGTCCAATTGGGCCTTCGCCGGTCTTTGGCTGGTCGGCGCCAGCTGTGCAGTCGCGGCGGCATGGCAGGCGAAATATCACCGGCTGGCGGCGGTGGTTCTAATGGGCGGCGCAGGTCTGGCCAGTTGCCTGTCCTTCGTCTGGCTATCAGCGCCGGATCTGGCCGTGACCCAGTTGCTGGTCGAGGTCGTGACCACAGTCCTGCTGCTGCTGGGTCTGCGCTGGCTGCCGAAGCGGCTCGAGACCATTCGCCTGCCACAGGCCATGGAGAAGCGGTCTCGCCGCCGTCGCCGCATCGACCTGATCATCGCCGCCGCCGTCGGCGCGGCCTTGGCGGCCATTTCCTACGCCGTCATGACGCGACCATCGATCGAGGGGATTTCGCGCTTCTTCGTCGAGCACGCCTATAATGACGCGGGCGGGCGCAACATCGTCAACGTCATCCTGGTCGATTTCCGCGCCTTCGACACCTTCGGCGAGATCACGGTTCTGGGCATTGTGGGCCTGACCATCTTCGCCCTGCTGCGCCGCTTCCGTCCCGCCGACGACACCCTGTCAAATCCCAGTCAGCAGAGCGTGCAGGACGCCTCAGACCGCGATCACGAGACGCGATCGGAGGGCGACACGCTGAAGGAAAGCATGCTGATCCCCCGCGTTGTCATGCGCTGGATCTTCCCCTTCATCATCCTGCTCGCCGTTCACCTGTTCCTGCGCGGGCACGACCTGCCGGGCGGCGGTTTTGCGGCGGGCATGGCCCTGTCGATCGCCTTCATCCTGCAATATATGGCCTCGGGCGCCCGGTGGGTCGAAGAGCGGCTGGCCATCCGGCCCATCTTCTGGATCGGCGCGGGCCTGGTGATCGCCGCCCTCAGCGGGATCGGATCGTGGCTGTTCGGCTATCCTTTCCTGACCTCCTGGTTCCAGTATGCCAACCTGCCGATCCTAGGCCGCGTGCCGCTGGCCAGCGCCGTGCTGTTCGACTTGGGCGTGGTTGTTCTGGTGGTCGGCGCCACCGTCCTGACCCTGGTCGCCCTGGCGCACCAGTCGCTGCGCAAACCCAAGCAAAGAGACGCCGAAGACGGAGAGCTGTCATGATGGAGCTGGTTCTCGCCCTCGCCATCGGCGTGCTGTCGGCCTCGGGTGTCTGGTTGCTGCTGCGCCCGCGCACCTTCCAGGTGATCATGGGGCTGTCGCTGCTGTCCTATGCGGTCAATATCTTCATCTTCGCCATGGGACGGCTGAGGTCGGGCGCGCCGCCGGTGCTGGCGGGCGAGGTCTCCGACCCCGCGCGCTACACCGACCCGACGCCGCAGGCGCTGGTCCTGACCGCGATCGTCATCAGCTTCGCCCTGACGGCGCTGTTCCTGGTCGTCATTCTGGCCGCCCGCGGCATCACCGGCAGCGACCATGTCGACGGCAAGGAGCCGGACGCATGATCGACTGGAACGCCCATCTGATCATCGGCCCCATCGTCCTGCCGATGATCATCGCCTCAGCCATGCTGCTGCTGGACGAGCGTCGCCGAACGCTGAAGGCGGCGCTCAGCTTGAGCGCTATGGCCGCCATTCTGGTCATGGCCCTGGTTCTGCTGCACGAGAGCGCAAACGCTGCCGTGGGCGGCGGCGATACTGCGCGCGTCTATCGCCTGGGGTCGTGGGCTGCGCCCTACGGCATCGTCTTGGTGGCCGACCGGCTTTCGACGATGATGGTTGCGCTGACCAGCGTTCTGGGCGGATGCGCCCTGATCTTCGCCTTGGCGCGATGGGACCGGGCGGGGCCGCGCTTCCACGCCCTGTTCCTGCTTCTCATCATGGGGGTGAACGGCGCCCTGCTGACCGGCGACCTGTTCAACCTGTTCGTCTTTTTCGAGATCATGCTCGCCGCCTCGTACGGACTGGCCCTGCATGGGTCGGGCGAGGCGCGTGTGCGGGCAGGCGTGATCTATATCGCCGTGAATCTGACCGCGTCCTTGCTGTTCCTGATCGGCGTCAGCCTGATCTACGGGGTGATCGGCACGCTGAACATGGCGGATGTTGCAACGCGGGTTGCGACCATCTCAGTGGATGACCTGGGACTGTTTCATATCGGCGCGGCGGTGCTGGGTACGGCCTTTCTGATCAAGTGCGCCATGTGGCCCTTGGGGTTCTGGCTGACCCCGACCTATTCGGCAGCCAGCGCGCCGGCGGCGGCGGTCTTCGCCATCCTGTCCAAGGTCGGGGTCTATATCGTCATCCGCCTCAGTCTGTTGCTGTTCGGCGCCGACGCGGGCGCCTCCGCCGGATTTGGCCTGACCTGGCTGTTCGTCGGCGGACTGGCGACCATAGCGTTCGGCACATTCGGCCTGATCGCCTCTCGCGATCTGTCCCGCGCCGCCGGATTCGGCGTGATGATTTCTTCCGGCACCGTTCTGGCCAGCCTGGGCGTCGGCGATGCAGCGACCCTCAGCGGCGCGCTCTTTTATCTGATTGGCTCCACCCTGGCCTGCGCAGCCCTGTTTTTGCTGGCCGAGATCCTCCAGCGTGGACGTGAGGCCTACGTTGGCGAGGCGCGCGCTGTTTTCGATGACGAATATCGTGATCCATTCGACGACGAAGAGCGCAACGAGCCGGGCTTGGTCATTCCGGCGGCCGTCGCGGCCCTGGGCGGGGCCTTTCTGATCTGCACCCTGATGGTTGCCGGCCTGCCACCTTTGGCCGGCTTCGTCGGGAAACTGTCTATGATCAGCGCCTTGGTCGGCGTTGGCGATGCGGCGGCCTGGACGCTGGTCGCCGTACTTTCCGTGTCCAGCCTCGGCGCCTTGATCGGCCTGACGCGCCTGGGCGTCGGCGCGATCTGGACGCGCGACGAAGATGCGCCGGCTTTCGTGGTGGGTGCGGCCGAGCTGACGGCGGTCGCGGCCCTGCTTGGCGCCTGCGTGTTCCTGGCCATCTTCGCTGGCTCCGCCCTGATCTACACCGACCACACGGCGGCCTGGCTGGCTGACCCGCAAGGCTATATCCACGCGGTGCTGGGCGGGGGCGGTCGATGAGACGCGTCTTGCCCTACCCCATCCTTTCACTAGGCCTGTTCGTCGCCTCGATCCTGCTCAGCGCCTCGGTCGCGCCGCCGTCTCTGGCGCTCGCGGTGCTGCTGGCCCTTCTGGCGCCGGTCATCATGCTGGCGCTGGGCGTTGATCGCGTGCGGGTGAAGTCGCCGATGGCCATAATGCGCCTCGCCATCGACGTCATTGGCGACATCGTGCGCTCCAACTGGGCGGTGTCGCACATCATTCTGGGGCGGCGACGGCATGAGCGCACGTCCGGATTCATCCATATTCCGCTGGATTTGCGCGACCGATACGGTCTGGCGGTGCTGGCCATCATCATCACCTCGACGCCCGGCACCCTGTGGGTCGAATATGAAGCCGCGACCGGCCGCCTGCTTCTGCACGTTCTCGATCTGGTGGACGAGGAGACCTGGGTGCGGCTGATCAAGGACCGCTACGAGCGTCGGCTGATGGAGATTTTCGAATGACGGCGGCGGTGCTGACGTGGGGCCTGGGTCTGGCCCAGATGATGCTGATCTGCGCCATGGGCCTGGCGGCGTGGCGGATCATTCACGGTCCGCGCGCCCAGGATCGCGTCCTGGGCATGGACACACTTTATCTGAACGGCATGCTGCTGGTGGTGGTGTTCGGCATCCGCACCAACAGCCAGCTCTATTTCGAGGCCGCCTTGGTGATCGGCATGTTGGGCTTCGCCGCCACCGTGGCCCTGGCCAAGTTCCTGATGCGCGGCGAGGTGATTGAATGACCGAAGCTGACGTTCCCGCATGGGCCGCGATCATCGTTGTCGCCCTGGCCGTCATCGGCTCGGCCCTCTCGCTGCTGGGCACGGTTGGGCTGGTTCGGCTGAAGACCTTCTATGAGCGCGTCCACGCTCCGACGCTCGGGGCCACGCTAGGCATGGCGCTAGTCCTGCTGGCCTCGATCGTCTGGTTCACGACCGTCGAGCGGCGTTTCATGCCCCGCGAAATCCTGATCGGCCTGTTCCTGACGGTCACGACGCCGGTCACCCTGATCCTGCTCGCCCGCGCCGCCCTGTTCCGCGATCGCACCGACAGGGTCGAAGATACGCCGAGGAAGGGCTGATCGTCCGGCAAAAAAGAAGCCCGGCGGGGGCGCCGGGCTGCAAGCAGGTTCGGTGATGGTGTCCCTGAGGACGGCCCATTCCTTAACCGAAATGGTTTCCAGATCGTTAAGCGCCTTCAGTCCGGCAACCATGTCGTCTGACGTCCCGCTGGATCGACGGGCCATGTGATCCGCCAGCCCGCCCCCGCCCGCTCGACGACGAAGCCCGCAGTCGCCCCCGCGCCCGGATAGTCGAAGCGCTTTCCATTCACCGTGATCGTCGCCCCACCCGACTGTCCGATGACGGCCCGCCAGCGGCCGCGTCCGATCGCCGTCGGCGCCATATCTGCGCCGTTGATATTGACCGAGGGAGCCGCCCCATTCGTCCGGCCTGAAGCCATCAGAGTCGCACCGTCCGAATCCACCGCATCCAGCCCCTCGCCGCCATCGAGCCGAACAGTCGGCTGGCCTGCTGCGATCAGGGCGACGGGACCGGCTCCGCCCCGGATCACCACCAGGGTCTCAGGCGAGACGGCGGCGTCCTCGCCCACCTGCACCTCGGGCGTAAAGCGCACATCGCCGCTCAAAGGCGGCAGTCGCAGTTCGAACCGCCCCGCGCCGTCCGCCGTCGTCGCCACGGCCGCAGTATCCAGCGCACGCAGCACGACGCGCGCATTGGGCCCCGCCCCGCCGCGCAGCACCAGAACGCCGCCGTCGCGCATCACGCCATCAATCTGGGGCGGGCGAACCCAGGGCGAGGCCTCGTCGGCCCCCGTCGGCCCCGCCACGCCACCCTGCTGATCGGAACAGGCTGCGGCAGCCAGGACCGCGACACACGCGACCATCATCTGACGTTTCATCCTGCGCCTCTACGATATAGGACTGGCGACCCAGCGGCTCGAGCCTGTGTTAGCTTGAGCGCCGTCGGTTTGGCCATGGCCAGGCCGCCTATTCGTTTTCTTCGAGGCTCCATGTCCCTGCCCCCCGTTTCGTTCCTGCCGTTCGACGGCTCTTCCGTCTGCCTGTTCTGCGGCGCCTCCGAGACCGCCGATCCTATTTATACCGAGGCGGCCTATGCGTTCGGCAAGGTGACGGCCGAGGCCGGCTGGCGGCTGGTCTATGGCGGCGGCGGCGTGGGCCTGATGGGGGCCTCGGCGCGCGGCGCGCATGAGGCGGGCGGCCGGGTCGTCGGCATCATGCCGGCTTTCCTGCGCAGCCGCGAACGCCTGTTCGACGAGGTCGAGACCGTCGTCGTCACTTCGATGCACGAACGCAAACAGCTGATGTACGATCAGTCGGACGCCTTCGTGGTCGCCCCCGGCGGCATCGGCACTCTGGAAGAAGTCGTAGAGCTGCTGTCCTGGAAGCGGCTGGACCTGCACCACAAGCCGGTCGTCTTCCTGAACCTGAACGGCTTCTGGAACGGCTTCTTCGAGCTGATGAAGCACAGCGTCGCAGAAGGAATGACGCCGCCGTCATTCCTGGACGCCTGGACCGTCGCCGAAACCGTCGAAGAGGCGATGGCGCAGGTTCAGGCCGGCGGCGATGCGCCGCAATTGAAACATGATCATCGATAAGTGATCATCGCTCATAATCCGCTGCGCACGTCTTGACAGTTTTTATCGAAAACTGACATGGGGGCGCAGCGGCATGACGCCGTTCTTCATTTCGGAGAGTTTTCAATGCGCGCTCTGCTGATCGCCGCCGCCCTGTTCGCCGCCGCCCCTGCGGTCGCCCAAGCCCCCGCCGCCACCAGCCTGACGCTGGCCGACGCCGCCAAGGCGCCCGCACGCGCCACCATCATCGACGGCGCTCGTTGGTCCTGCGAAGGCGCGACCTGCACCGCCGCTGGCGGCACGGAACAGCCCGCGACGCGCGCCTGCCGCCGCGTGGTTCAGAAGTTCGGTCCCGTGACCGCCTTCTCCTACAAGGGTGTGGCCCTAAGCGCCGACGAACTGGCTGTCTGCAACGCCTAGACTGCGTGAGGCGGCTTAGGCCGCCTCACCTCTCAGACGCCGCTGGATGGTTTCGCGACCGATCAGCGGCGCCATGGCCGCCATGTCAGGCCCGTGCTGCTGCCCCGTCAGCGCCAGACGCAGCGGCATGAACAGCGTCTTGCCCTTGGCGCCCGTCTCGGCCTTGACGGCCGAGGTCCACGCCGACCAGGCGTTCTCGTCGATCACTTCCGGCAGCAGACGCAGCGCCGATTCGATGAAGGTCCCATCTTCGATCACCGGTTGGATCGGACCACGGACGATCTGCGCCATGTCCGCGACATCGGCGAACTTCGTCAGATTGCCACGCACCGTATTCCAGAAGGCTTCGCCCAGATCGGCGCCGAGAGCCTGAAGACGCGGCTGCGCCGTCGCATAGTCCATGACGTGCAGCGCTTGGGCGTTCAGCCGGTCCAGGTCGGCCGTATCGTAACGCGCCGGCGAACGCCCCATCTTGGAGAAGGCGAAGCTCTGCCCCAGAGCCTCGACCGAGGCGCCGACTTCCAGCGGATCAGACGTCCCGATCCGGCCGAGGTGGCTGGTGATCGCGATCGGCTCATAGCCTTGGTCGCGCATGTCGCTGATCGACAGCGATCCCAGCCGCTTGGACAGGGCCGCGCCGTCGGCGCCGACCAGCAGCGGCATATGGGCGAAGCCGGGAACCGTCGCGCCCAGCGCTTCGAAGATTTCGATCTGCGCCCCGGTGTTGGTGACGTGATCCTCGCCCCGGATGATGTGCGTGATGGCCATGTCGATGTCATCGACCACCGACGGCAGGGTGTAGAGGAACAGGCCGTCCTCGCGGATCAGCACCGGGTCCGACATCGAGGCGGTGTCCACCTCCGCATGACCGCGCGCCAGGTCTTCCCAGGCGACGCGCTTGCCGTCCAGTTTGAAGCGCCAATGCGGGCGACGGCCTTCGGATTCGTAAGCGGCCTTCTGCTCTTCGGTCAGTTCCAGCGCCGCGCGGTCATAGATCGGCGGCAAGCCGCGCGACAGTTGCACCTTGCGCCGACGGTCGAGCTCGTCGGCGGTCTCATAAGCGGGATAAAGCCGCCCCGACGCCTTCAGCCTGGCGGCCGCTTCTTCGTAGCGATCGAACCGCTTGGACTGATTATAGCGCTCGTCCCACGGCATCCCCAGCCAGGTCAGATCATCTTCGATCCCCTGTTCGAACTCGGGCGTGGAGCGCGCCAGGTCGGTGTCGTCGATGCGCAGCACAAAGGACCCGCCCTGCCCCTTGGCGAACATCCA
This genomic window contains:
- a CDS encoding TIGR00730 family Rossman fold protein is translated as MSLPPVSFLPFDGSSVCLFCGASETADPIYTEAAYAFGKVTAEAGWRLVYGGGGVGLMGASARGAHEAGGRVVGIMPAFLRSRERLFDEVETVVVTSMHERKQLMYDQSDAFVVAPGGIGTLEEVVELLSWKRLDLHHKPVVFLNLNGFWNGFFELMKHSVAEGMTPPSFLDAWTVAETVEEAMAQVQAGGDAPQLKHDHR
- the gltX gene encoding glutamate--tRNA ligase, translating into MSVKVRFAPSPTGKLHVGNVRTALVNWMFAKGQGGSFVLRIDDTDLARSTPEFEQGIEDDLTWLGMPWDERYNQSKRFDRYEEAAARLKASGRLYPAYETADELDRRRKVQLSRGLPPIYDRAALELTEEQKAAYESEGRRPHWRFKLDGKRVAWEDLARGHAEVDTASMSDPVLIREDGLFLYTLPSVVDDIDMAITHIIRGEDHVTNTGAQIEIFEALGATVPGFAHMPLLVGADGAALSKRLGSLSISDMRDQGYEPIAITSHLGRIGTSDPLEVGASVEALGQSFAFSKMGRSPARYDTADLDRLNAQALHVMDYATAQPRLQALGADLGEAFWNTVRGNLTKFADVADMAQIVRGPIQPVIEDGTFIESALRLLPEVIDENAWSAWTSAVKAETGAKGKTLFMPLRLALTGQQHGPDMAAMAPLIGRETIQRRLRGEAA
- a CDS encoding Na+/H+ antiporter subunit E; amino-acid sequence: MPYPILSLGLFVASILLSASVAPPSLALAVLLALLAPVIMLALGVDRVRVKSPMAIMRLAIDVIGDIVRSNWAVSHIILGRRRHERTSGFIHIPLDLRDRYGLAVLAIIITSTPGTLWVEYEAATGRLLLHVLDLVDEETWVRLIKDRYERRLMEIFE
- a CDS encoding monovalent cation/H+ antiporter subunit A, with the translated sequence MSISFLLVVILVLPFLGAIVASGLPRHARTSAAILSWVVSLVSLGCLAALWPMFQDGETLRYEIPWLPSLGVNLVLRLDGLSWLFSALILGIGALVVLYARYYMSPKDPVPRFFSFLLAFMGAMQGVVLSGNLIQLVVFWELTSLFSFLLIGYWHQNPAAREGSRMALTVTAMGGIALLVGMILIGRIVGSYDLDVVLASREAIQTSPLYLPALILLLLGAMTKSAQFPFHFWLPRAMAAPTPVSAYLHSATMVKAGIFLLIRFWPVLAGSESWYLIVGGMGLATLLLGAWCAIFQHDLKGLLAYSTISHLGLIVLLLGLGSPLACIAAIFHTVNHATFKASLFMAAGIIDHEAGTRDMRKLSGLFRFMPFTATLAMVAAAAMAGVPLLNGFLSKEMFLAEAVASAHTHGLNMLLPALATLASAFSVLYSLRFIHATFFGPAPTELDRIPHEPPAWMRRPVEVLVALCLVVGIFPAVTVGPFLKSAAVSVLGFDLPYYSLALWHGFNLPLVLSLIALAGGVGLYVVFGKRINANQRGGPWGWKRLNGGWVFERTMTGLFKGSEAMLRLFGAKRQQPQLRAIVLVALLAGGLAAVNAGLVIRPIMPTLTLSNWAFAGLWLVGASCAVAAAWQAKYHRLAAVVLMGGAGLASCLSFVWLSAPDLAVTQLLVEVVTTVLLLLGLRWLPKRLETIRLPQAMEKRSRRRRRIDLIIAAAVGAALAAISYAVMTRPSIEGISRFFVEHAYNDAGGRNIVNVILVDFRAFDTFGEITVLGIVGLTIFALLRRFRPADDTLSNPSQQSVQDASDRDHETRSEGDTLKESMLIPRVVMRWIFPFIILLAVHLFLRGHDLPGGGFAAGMALSIAFILQYMASGARWVEERLAIRPIFWIGAGLVIAALSGIGSWLFGYPFLTSWFQYANLPILGRVPLASAVLFDLGVVVLVVGATVLTLVALAHQSLRKPKQRDAEDGELS
- the mnhG gene encoding monovalent cation/H(+) antiporter subunit G, encoding MTEADVPAWAAIIVVALAVIGSALSLLGTVGLVRLKTFYERVHAPTLGATLGMALVLLASIVWFTTVERRFMPREILIGLFLTVTTPVTLILLARAALFRDRTDRVEDTPRKG
- a CDS encoding CC_3452 family protein — translated: MRALLIAAALFAAAPAVAQAPAATSLTLADAAKAPARATIIDGARWSCEGATCTAAGGTEQPATRACRRVVQKFGPVTAFSYKGVALSADELAVCNA
- a CDS encoding monovalent cation/H+ antiporter subunit D, producing the protein MIDWNAHLIIGPIVLPMIIASAMLLLDERRRTLKAALSLSAMAAILVMALVLLHESANAAVGGGDTARVYRLGSWAAPYGIVLVADRLSTMMVALTSVLGGCALIFALARWDRAGPRFHALFLLLIMGVNGALLTGDLFNLFVFFEIMLAASYGLALHGSGEARVRAGVIYIAVNLTASLLFLIGVSLIYGVIGTLNMADVATRVATISVDDLGLFHIGAAVLGTAFLIKCAMWPLGFWLTPTYSAASAPAAAVFAILSKVGVYIVIRLSLLLFGADAGASAGFGLTWLFVGGLATIAFGTFGLIASRDLSRAAGFGVMISSGTVLASLGVGDAATLSGALFYLIGSTLACAALFLLAEILQRGREAYVGEARAVFDDEYRDPFDDEERNEPGLVIPAAVAALGGAFLICTLMVAGLPPLAGFVGKLSMISALVGVGDAAAWTLVAVLSVSSLGALIGLTRLGVGAIWTRDEDAPAFVVGAAELTAVAALLGACVFLAIFAGSALIYTDHTAAWLADPQGYIHAVLGGGGR
- a CDS encoding K+/H+ antiporter subunit F, with protein sequence MTAAVLTWGLGLAQMMLICAMGLAAWRIIHGPRAQDRVLGMDTLYLNGMLLVVVFGIRTNSQLYFEAALVIGMLGFAATVALAKFLMRGEVIE
- a CDS encoding Na+/H+ antiporter subunit C produces the protein MELVLALAIGVLSASGVWLLLRPRTFQVIMGLSLLSYAVNIFIFAMGRLRSGAPPVLAGEVSDPARYTDPTPQALVLTAIVISFALTALFLVVILAARGITGSDHVDGKEPDA